A window of Chitinophagales bacterium contains these coding sequences:
- a CDS encoding peptidoglycan bridge formation glycyltransferase FemA/FemB family protein: MYSSNEMTVIQNKNDWEISLDPDPVKWEAFIETFPGAAIFQSRDMRDLLNAIPGNKAGSIALLERGAIKGILVYSILKEKGWKGAFSKRCIVHGGPLVSENDQGVLDQLIRQLVELALSEKAIYTEIRNNWPLIPDPKTLSKQGFVYKPHLNILIDLTQEEKNLIHQMHPKRAANIRRARKKEVNVRQIVSEEEWVSGYNLIQKTYRRVNLPAAGPELFLNLRKQIPDKSKLFAAFLGKQMIAARFYLLSGDILYDWYAGSDEKYHRYQPNDLLPWEVMKWAKRNGFSTYDFGGAGRPGIDYGVRTYKERFGGRLVEPGRFQLVHRTFLFKLGQWGIRFYKFIRMI, translated from the coding sequence ATGTATTCTTCCAACGAAATGACCGTGATCCAAAACAAGAATGACTGGGAAATCTCCTTGGACCCGGATCCAGTTAAATGGGAAGCATTTATTGAGACATTCCCCGGTGCTGCAATTTTTCAGTCGCGCGACATGCGTGATCTTCTAAATGCCATTCCTGGCAATAAGGCTGGTTCGATTGCTTTACTCGAAAGGGGTGCTATAAAAGGTATTTTGGTGTATAGTATCCTCAAGGAAAAGGGATGGAAAGGTGCATTCTCCAAGCGGTGTATTGTGCATGGAGGGCCCTTGGTCAGCGAAAATGACCAGGGCGTACTCGACCAGCTGATCCGTCAACTGGTGGAACTTGCTTTGTCAGAAAAAGCAATCTATACTGAGATCCGAAATAACTGGCCACTAATCCCCGACCCAAAAACCCTGAGTAAACAGGGATTTGTTTACAAACCACATTTAAACATACTAATTGACCTCACGCAGGAGGAAAAGAACCTTATCCACCAAATGCATCCCAAGCGTGCTGCCAATATCCGAAGAGCCCGGAAAAAAGAAGTCAATGTTCGGCAAATAGTGAGCGAGGAAGAATGGGTCTCCGGCTATAATTTGATACAGAAAACTTATCGCAGAGTTAACCTTCCTGCAGCAGGTCCTGAATTATTTTTGAACCTGAGAAAACAGATACCAGACAAATCGAAACTTTTTGCTGCCTTTCTGGGTAAACAAATGATCGCTGCCCGGTTTTATTTGCTCTCTGGCGATATACTCTATGACTGGTATGCGGGAAGTGATGAGAAGTATCACCGTTATCAACCCAATGACCTCCTTCCGTGGGAAGTGATGAAATGGGCGAAAAGAAATGGGTTTAGCACCTATGATTTTGGCGGTGCAGGACGACCCGGGATTGATTACGGAGTTCGGACCTACAAAGAACGATTTGGCGGCCGACTTGTAGAGCCCGGCCGGTTTCAGTTGGTACATCGTACGTTTTTATTCAAACTGGGACAATGGGGAATCCGATTTTATAAATTTATTCGAATGATATGA
- a CDS encoding glycosyltransferase gives MRVLIVCSGNKGKINPFITEQVNALTKKGIAFDYFLIKGHGFSGYLSKLRALRKKITENSYDLIHAHYGLSGLLAILQKKLPVVITFHGSDVMKGKVLFLSRLAAHRAAHNIVVEGSFGQRLRTQNFSTIPCGIDLTTFYEVNPIRARQLLGLLPDQPLVLFTSAFDNPVKNYPLAKEAIQCTTQQPNLVELKNYTRQEVNLLMNACNLLLMTSFSEGSPQVVKEAVACRLPVVSTPVGDVAKLAERIKGIHIVPYDAKKIALAIDHILEQGVRLKENEVIQEYDNEKVADRIKTVYLSIIKNAS, from the coding sequence ATGCGTGTCCTGATCGTTTGTAGCGGAAATAAGGGGAAGATCAATCCTTTTATTACTGAGCAAGTCAACGCCTTAACGAAGAAAGGCATCGCTTTTGACTATTTCTTAATCAAAGGCCATGGATTCAGCGGGTATCTGTCCAAATTGCGCGCTTTGCGAAAAAAGATAACCGAAAATTCATATGACCTTATTCATGCCCATTATGGGTTGTCGGGGCTATTGGCCATTCTCCAGAAAAAACTTCCGGTGGTGATCACGTTTCATGGAAGTGATGTCATGAAAGGTAAAGTCTTGTTCTTATCCAGACTTGCGGCTCATCGGGCGGCACATAATATTGTTGTCGAAGGAAGTTTTGGCCAACGTTTACGCACACAAAATTTTTCAACCATTCCCTGTGGCATTGACCTCACCACCTTCTATGAGGTCAATCCCATACGGGCCAGGCAATTGTTGGGCCTGTTACCTGATCAGCCATTGGTACTTTTCACCTCGGCCTTTGACAATCCGGTAAAAAATTACCCGCTTGCCAAGGAGGCCATTCAATGCACTACGCAGCAACCAAATTTGGTTGAACTTAAAAACTATACCCGTCAGGAAGTGAACCTTTTGATGAACGCCTGCAATCTATTACTGATGACCTCTTTTAGTGAAGGAAGTCCCCAGGTGGTAAAGGAAGCTGTGGCTTGCCGTCTTCCGGTTGTATCTACTCCGGTTGGGGATGTGGCTAAACTGGCGGAAAGAATAAAGGGAATCCATATTGTACCATACGACGCAAAAAAAATAGCGCTGGCCATCGATCATATTCTGGAACAGGGAGTTCGTCTAAAAGAAAATGAGGTGATACAGGAATACGACAATGAGAAGGTAGCAGACCGGATCAAGACCGTTTATTTATCCATTATAAAAAATGCCAGTTGA